A region from the bacterium genome encodes:
- a CDS encoding T9SS type A sorting domain-containing protein, with protein MKAMCVCKIGLAALLLYALPVWAQFEGRLDAVIIKGDKLSAYGGQEFKFIKVFRYDSRQHAWRIIPSQIDDCDERYYYPSHEATPKNLTARDELLFMARDAGDFASVNEWIPYPGSRDMPRYQIELTDSIGQRRYLYAYFVPDAGVEEDPTDYMRYRPVVGSAPDSVISKYYILSYNPEGLWYSISIPIAENGNDQNFFDRLKIRMQADISAYGFSTKDNLLTEDNFKKNGESRYIDGKIRLIKTWELKVRITIKTTYFSGTFEQPISPLVLKYYPYYNEFSFPLPTSYSGDQIKVKQVDMLRLSTDLQPKTAVLRMYANNDLWQHPDGVAVDRVNDAVSTNLNMAAWNWWLQAGSGGSLLTVGYLQPILGVTPSLYYWDNPTGTNDTGGTKLDTGDMTSWGDTGIKYGAIVPQEGGGNINMAFRFYFLGRNISPDSAYALKSQTAYPLNVVVREQGTVVPVELTAFSATTKQNTIHLAWATASETNNLGFEVERKEATADSWQTIAFIKGNGTVVSRRDYVHEDADLALGLYHYRLKQIDTDGAFAYSTILEAEVAAPKEMSLAQNYPNPFNPTTTIDYRVAQNSAETITLSIFDMLGRTVRTLVNEPAQPGYYRILWDGRDDRGRMTGSGVYFYLLSDGRSRILHKMIKVQ; from the coding sequence ATGAAGGCCATGTGTGTGTGCAAAATCGGTCTGGCGGCGCTGTTGTTGTACGCTCTGCCGGTATGGGCCCAATTTGAGGGACGGTTGGATGCGGTGATCATCAAAGGGGACAAACTGTCCGCCTATGGCGGCCAGGAGTTCAAGTTCATCAAGGTTTTCAGGTATGACAGCCGGCAGCATGCCTGGAGAATCATCCCCTCGCAGATCGACGATTGCGACGAACGCTATTATTATCCCTCCCACGAGGCGACGCCGAAAAATTTGACGGCCCGGGATGAGTTGCTGTTCATGGCCCGCGATGCCGGGGATTTCGCCTCGGTGAACGAATGGATCCCTTATCCCGGTTCACGGGACATGCCGCGCTATCAGATCGAACTCACGGATTCCATCGGACAGCGGCGATACCTGTATGCCTATTTCGTGCCGGATGCAGGGGTGGAGGAGGATCCCACCGATTACATGCGCTACCGGCCGGTGGTGGGATCGGCGCCGGACAGCGTGATATCCAAGTACTATATCCTCAGCTATAATCCTGAGGGGCTGTGGTATTCCATCAGCATTCCGATCGCGGAAAACGGCAATGACCAGAATTTCTTCGACCGCCTCAAGATCAGGATGCAGGCGGATATCAGTGCTTATGGTTTTTCAACCAAAGACAACCTGTTGACTGAAGACAATTTTAAAAAGAATGGAGAATCAAGATATATTGACGGTAAAATACGGCTGATTAAAACTTGGGAGCTGAAAGTACGTATTACGATCAAGACAACTTATTTTTCAGGCACTTTTGAGCAACCGATCAGCCCGCTGGTTTTGAAATACTATCCCTATTACAATGAGTTCTCCTTTCCACTCCCGACCTCTTATTCCGGCGATCAGATAAAAGTCAAACAGGTCGATATGCTGCGTTTATCCACAGATCTGCAGCCCAAGACCGCTGTTCTGCGCATGTACGCCAACAACGATCTCTGGCAGCACCCTGACGGCGTGGCGGTGGATCGGGTCAACGATGCGGTCAGCACCAATTTGAACATGGCTGCGTGGAACTGGTGGCTGCAGGCCGGCAGCGGCGGCTCGCTGCTGACCGTGGGCTATCTGCAACCCATCCTCGGCGTGACGCCGAGCCTCTATTACTGGGACAATCCGACCGGCACCAATGACACAGGCGGTACCAAACTCGATACTGGGGATATGACCTCCTGGGGTGATACCGGCATCAAGTATGGCGCTATCGTACCGCAGGAAGGCGGCGGCAATATCAATATGGCTTTTCGTTTCTATTTTCTCGGCAGGAACATTTCACCGGACAGCGCCTATGCGCTCAAGAGCCAGACCGCGTATCCATTGAACGTGGTGGTGCGGGAGCAGGGCACCGTTGTGCCGGTGGAGCTGACCGCCTTCAGCGCCACCACGAAACAAAACACCATACACCTGGCCTGGGCCACTGCTTCCGAGACCAATAACCTTGGTTTTGAGGTGGAGCGCAAGGAAGCGACGGCCGATTCTTGGCAGACTATTGCATTCATCAAGGGCAACGGCACGGTGGTCTCACGGCGCGATTACGTTCATGAAGACGCTGATCTCGCCCTGGGTTTGTATCACTACCGGCTCAAACAAATCGACACAGACGGCGCCTTCGCCTACTCGACCATTCTGGAGGCTGAAGTGGCAGCGCCCAAGGAGATGTCCCTGGCGCAGAACTATCCCAATCCGTTCAATCCAACCACCACCATAGACTACCGCGTCGCGCAGAACAGCGCTGAAACCATCACCCTGTCCATTTTTGACATGCTGGGAAGAACCGTGCGGACACTGGTGAACGAGCCTGCGCAGCCGGGCTATTATCGCATCCTTTGGGACGGCCGCGACGACCGCGGCCGCATGACCGGTTCCGGCGTGTATTTTTATCTGCTCAGCGACGGCCGCAGCCGTATTCTGCACAAGATGATCAAGGTGCAATAG
- a CDS encoding STAS domain-containing protein, with the protein MALKENMTGDVAVIELKGKLMGGTETLEIHDKIKELIARGTNKVVADMEKVSWMNSTGLGALMGAMTSLRNAKGDLKLSKIPDNVENLFAITKLITIFDTFETVEEAVAAFK; encoded by the coding sequence ATGGCTTTGAAAGAAAATATGACCGGCGACGTGGCCGTCATCGAGTTGAAAGGCAAACTCATGGGCGGAACAGAGACTCTGGAAATTCACGACAAGATCAAGGAGCTGATCGCCAGAGGCACCAACAAGGTCGTGGCGGACATGGAAAAAGTCAGTTGGATGAACAGCACCGGGCTGGGCGCATTGATGGGCGCCATGACCTCGCTGCGCAATGCCAAGGGCGATCTCAAACTGTCGAAAATTCCCGATAATGTTGAAAATTTGTTCGCGATCACAAAATTAATCACCATTTTTGATACCTTCGAGACCGTCGAGGAGGCGGTGGCAGCGTTCAAATAA
- the radC gene encoding DNA repair protein RadC codes for MATHGRNIPAWPADQRPRERLLQQGAEALSEAELLAILLRTGNIQDTALDLAHKLLRDFGSLRGIDRQTADTLKEIKGIGPAKACQIKAALELSKRLVQEKWKKMERIQCSDDAFHYLRLRMRDLSREVFRVLFLTSRHDIIDDQDLFKGSLSESVVSSREIILNAVRCGAAAVILVHNHPSGEPAPSPEDKQITHKIIEACRYVDIQVLDHLIIGHDSYFSFADEGILN; via the coding sequence ATGGCGACTCACGGCCGCAACATACCCGCCTGGCCTGCGGATCAACGGCCGCGCGAGCGGCTGCTGCAGCAGGGAGCTGAGGCTCTCTCCGAGGCGGAATTGCTGGCCATCCTGCTGCGCACCGGCAACATTCAAGACACGGCACTGGATTTAGCGCACAAGCTGCTCCGCGATTTTGGAAGCCTCCGCGGCATCGATCGGCAGACTGCTGACACCTTGAAAGAGATCAAAGGCATCGGCCCGGCCAAGGCTTGCCAGATCAAGGCGGCACTGGAGTTGAGCAAACGCCTGGTGCAGGAGAAATGGAAAAAGATGGAGCGGATCCAATGCTCCGACGATGCCTTTCATTATCTACGGCTGCGCATGCGTGATCTGTCGCGCGAAGTGTTCCGTGTGCTGTTCTTGACCTCTCGGCACGATATCATCGATGATCAGGATTTGTTCAAAGGCAGTTTGTCTGAGAGCGTGGTCTCGAGCCGCGAAATCATTCTCAACGCCGTGCGCTGCGGCGCAGCCGCCGTCATCCTGGTGCACAACCATCCCAGCGGAGAGCCGGCGCCGTCGCCCGAGGACAAGCAGATCACACACAAAATCATCGAGGCCTGCCGCTACGTGGATATCCAGGTTCTGGATCATCTCATCATCGGTCATGACAGTTATTTCAGCTTTGCCGATGAAGG